From Thermothelomyces thermophilus ATCC 42464 chromosome 6, complete sequence, the proteins below share one genomic window:
- a CDS encoding glycoside hydrolase family 16 protein (CAZy_ID 267794), which translates to MDNNNDSFGRPATNNMPSMASTAAPTPQRPGTPNESVGRNPFGDGVESQASHRSFGQNGNPFASPSFSRPPSSFDSSSALGRFEGGGARYFHSRRVRKGEIEKPWTKQSDPKEKWVTILPIIGIIIGLGISGFLVWDGIRSVVKHKYCPVLIEDWSQGFNEKVWMKEVQVNGFGNGEFEQTTGGDENVFIENGNLIIRATPRDDALMQQNYKIDLLKDGTCTSTNPANCIAATNITTGNSSIVPPVLSGRINTRRGASIKYGRVEVTAKLPAGDWLWPAIWMMPVDSKYGPWPASGEIDIMESRGNNYTYPQGGNNIMSSALHWGPNPANDAWWRTNVKRQALHTTYSAGFNTFGVEWSQKYLFTYVNSRLLQVLYVNFDVPMWSRGNFPVQDSNGTRIDDIWGHTGRPQTPFDQPFYLILNLAVGGTNGWFEDNVNGKPWLDRSPNARKDFWQAKDRWLPTWTQPQMEVSKVVMLQQCDGDEDL; encoded by the exons ATGGATAACAACAACGACTCCTTCGGCCGCCCGGCCACCAACAATATGCCCTCAATGGCATCCACCGCCGCTCCGACCCCTCAACGGCCCGGGACGCCCAACGAGTCTGTCGGGCGCAACCCCTTTGGCGACGGTGTCGAGTCGCAAGCGTCGCACCGGTCGTTCGGTCAGAACGGCAACCCCTTTGCCAGCCCTTCGTTCTCGCGGCCCCCTAGTAGCTTCGACTCGTCCTCGGCACTGGGCCGCTtcgaaggcggcggcgcgcgTTACTTCCACTCGCGCCGCGTGCGCAAGGGCGAGATCGAGAAGCCATGGACCAAACAGTCCGACCCCAAGGAAAAATGGGTTACCATCCTGCCTATCATCGGCATCATCATCGGGTTGGGTATCTCGGGCTTCCTGGTGTGGGACGGCATCCGCAGCGTGGTCAAGCACAAGTACTGTCCCGTTCTCATAGAGGATTGGTCCCAAGGCTTCAACGAGAAGGTGTGGATGAAGGAGGTGCAGGTGAACGGGTTCGG AAACGGCGAGTTTGAGCAAACCACGGGGGGCGACGAGAACGTGTTCATTGAGAACGGCAACCTCATCATCAGGGCGACACCTCGTGACGACGCGTTGATGCAACAGAACTACAAGATCGACCTCCTCAAGGACGGCACCTGCACGTCCACCAACCCGGCCAATTGCATCGCCGCCACTAATATCACGACCGGCAACTCGTCCATCGTGCCTCCAGTCCTCTCGGGCCGCATCAACACGCGGCGCGGTGCCTCCATCAAGTACGGCCGGGTCGAGGTGACGGCCAAGCTGCCCGCCGGCGACTGGCTCTGGCCGGCCATCTGGATGATGCCGGTCGACTCCAAGTACGGGCCGTGGCCGGCGTCGGGCGAGATCGACATCATGGAGTCGCGCGGCAACAACTACACCTACCCGCAGGGTGGCAACAACATCATGTCATCGGCGCTCCACTGGGGGCCGAACCCGGCCAACGACGCCTGGTGGCGCACCAACGTCAAGCGGCAGGCGCTGCACACAACCTACTCGGCCGGGTTCAACACGTTCGGGGTCGAGTGGTCGCAAAAGTACCTCTTCACCTACGTCAACTCGCGCCTGCTGCAGGTGCTCTACGTCAACTTCGACGTGCCCATGTGGTCGCGCGGCAACTTCCCCGTCCAGGACAGCAACGGGACGCGCATCGACGACATCTGGGGCCACACGGGCCGGCCGCAGACCCCCTTCGACCAGCCCTTCTACCTCATCCTGAACCTGGCCGTCGGCGGCACCAACGGCTGGTTCGAGGACAACGTCAACGGCAAGCCCTGGCTCGACCGCTCGCCCAACGCCCGCAAGGACTTCTGGCAGGCCAAGGACCGCTGGCTGCCCACCTGGACGCAGCCGCAGATGGAGGTGAGCAAGGTCGTAATGTTGCAGCAGTGCGACGGAGATGAGGATCTCTAG
- a CDS encoding carbohydrate esterase family 8 protein (CAZy_ID 268085) encodes MRLSLCRLASAVLSLTFVGDALPGASAQAASRTTPPSGCLSVGSGRQYSTITEAITALGSGTSAACIFIYPGTYNVADGVSIKYKGPLTLYGSTSDTSKQSANQVTFTRNKGSADAGSLDASATFNIVSSNFRAYNINFRNTYGTQGQAVAVAANGDKQAYYACGFYGYQDTLYAKSGRQYYSNCYIEGAVDFIFGAAAAWFGECTVASNGGGYITANSRSTTADTTWYAFDHSTIRAAAGISLAGKVFLGRPWRVLARVIFQNSELTDVVHPEGWTTMAAGATPEFREFQNTGAGSNTSQRKWLTFPTTAGVTKTQLWGSDWKTWIDTAW; translated from the exons ATGAGGCTATCCCTTTGCAGGTTGGCATCGGCGGTGCTATCCCTGACCTTTGTGGGCGATGCTTTGCCTGGTGCTTCTGCGCAGGCCGCGAGCCGGACCACTCCGCCGAGCGGATGTCTGTCAGTAGGAAGCGGCAGGCAGTACAGCACCATCACGGAAGCGATAACTGCCTTGGGTTCTGGCACTTCAGCTGCCTGCATTTTCATCTACCCGGGAACCTACAACGTTGCTGATGGTGTTTCGATCAAGTACAAGGGCCCGCTGACACTGTATGGGTCAACCTCGGA TACCAGCAAGCAGAGCGCCAACCAGGTGACCTTTACCAGGAACAAGGGTTCGGCCGATGCTGGGAGCCTGGACGCGTCTGCCACGTTCAACATCGTGAGCAGCAACTTCCGGGCGTACAACATCAACTTTCGTAACACATACGGCACGCAGGGCCAggccgtggccgtggccgCCAACGGCGACAAGCAGGCCTACTATGCGTGCGGTTTCTACGGCTACCAGGACACGCTGTACGCCAAGAGCGGTCGCCAGTACTACTCCAACTGCTACATCGAGGGCGCCGTCGACTTCATCTTTGGCGCCGCGGCTGCCTGGTTTGGCGAGTGTACCGTTGCCTCCAACGGCGGCGGGTACATCACCGCTAACTCTCGCTCCACTACGGCTGATACTACCTGGTATGCTTTTGATCACAGTACT ATCCGGGCGGCTGCCGGAATTAGCTTGGCCGGCAAAGTGTTCCTCGGCCGACCGTGGCGCGTACTTGCCCGCGTTATCTTCCAAAATTCCGAGTTGACCGACGTCGTGCACCCTGAGGGCTGGACCACAATGGCTGCAGGAGCTACTCC CGAGTTCCGGGAGTTCCAAAACACTGGTGCAGGATCTAACACATCCCAGAGAAAGT GGCTCACTTTCCCAACGACTGCTGGTGTCACTAAGACCCAGCTCTGGGGCAGTGACTGGAAGACTTGGATAGATACTGCATGGTGA
- a CDS encoding polysaccharide lyase family 1 protein (CAZy_ID 267933) translates to MKFSISLVLPLLRLAGLAWAGCQDNADGFAALNGGTTGGNGGTVVTVNNQADLEKYAKASGKYVIKVSGKINISPKGTEVDVANDKTIVGIGATAQISGGGFRIINRRNVIIRNLRIGNTDGGEELDWDGIQVDTSTNIWIDHCIFETIGDGGIDLRKDSDYWTVSNSWIKGVNKAFGIGWTDNVVTKGTIHHVYFDGTTQRNPSADNMLYAHMYNNYLRGCKSYGHYARGATNARIENVYFEDCKNPLTADSEATLTAIGNIYDGTSGTIAKDIGVSFDPANFYSYKLNATADVPSIVLANAGPKADVCT, encoded by the exons ATGAAGTTCTCTATCTCTCTCGTTCTCCCGCTCCTTCGGCTTGCGGGCCTCGCCTGGGCTGGGTGCCAGGACAACGCGGACGGTTTTGCTGCGCTGAACGGCGGTACCACTGGCGGCAACGGTGGCACTGTAGTGACTGTCAACAATCAAGCAGACCTCGAGAAGTACGCCAAAGCGAGTGGAAAGTATGTGATCAAAGTGTCGGGCAAGATCAACATCTCGCCCAAAGGGACCGAGGTTGATGTAGCCAACGACAAGACCATCGTCGGTATTGGCGCGACTGCTCAGATTTCTGGGGGAGGCTTCCGGATCATCAACAGGCGCAACGTTATTATTCGCAACCTGCGAATTG GCAACACCGATGGTGGCGAGGAACTGGACTGGGACGGAATCCAGGTTGATACCTCTACCAACATCTGGATCGACCACT GCATCTTCGAAACCATCGGCGACGGAGGCATCGACCTGCGCAAGGATTCGGACTACTGGACCGTATCCAACTCGTGGATCAAGGGCGTCAACAAGGCATTCGGTATCGGCTGGACCGACAACGTCGTGACCAAGGGGACGATCCACCACGTCTACTTCGACGGAACAACGCAGCGGAATCCCAGCGCGGACAACATGCTTTACGCCCACATGTACAACAATTACCTGCGGGGCTGCAAGAGTTACGGCCACTATGCCCGCGGTGCGACCAACGCGCGCATCGAGAACGTATATTTTGAGGACTGCAAGAATCCGCTCACCGCAGATTCGGAGGCCACGCTGACGGCTATCGGCAACATTTACGACGGCACCAGCGGCACCATTGCCAAAGACATCGGCGTCTCGTTCGACCCGGCCAACTTCTATTCGTACAAGCTCAACGCTACCGCCGACGTGCCTAGCATCGTTCTCGCAAACGCTGGTCCCAAGGCTGATGTATGCACCTAG